Part of the Candidatus Dormiibacterota bacterium genome is shown below.
CGCCAACCGAACCAGCGCCTCGACGGCGTGCTCGCGGGAGCATTGATGGGCATGCAGACGGTCAAGGCCGTCGAGATCGGCGCGGGTGGCGACGTGGCACGCCTTCCCGGCTCGCAAGCGCACGATCTCTTTGCGCTCGAGCCGTCCGGCGGCGCGTACGGCAAGGTCGTGCGGCCGAGCAATCGCGCGGGCGGCATCGAAGGCGGCATGTCGAACGGTGAGCCGATCGTTGCGCGCGTATCGGTCAAGCCGATCCCGACGCTCATGAAGGCTGCGCCGTCGGTGAATCTCCACTCGGGCAGCGCTGCTCCCGCGACGATCGTGCGTAGTGACGTCTGCGTCGTTCCGGCTGCTGCGATCGTCGGGGAAGCGATGGTACGCCTCGCGCTCACCGGACCGGTGCTCGAGAAGTTCGGTGGCGACTCGCTTGCGGAGACGCTCGACAACCTGCGCCGCTCCGTGGCCGCGGCTCGCGATTTGTTCTCGTAATCGTACGGTGGAGAGCAGGCGCCACATCGCGCTGATGGGTTTCATGGCGTCGGGGAAGTCCACCATAGGCAAGCGTCTGGCGGCGCGGCTGAAACGGCCGTTTTGCGACACCGATGCGGAGGTCGTTCGGCTTCACGGGCCGATCGCGCGCATTTTCGACCTCGAGGGGGAGCAGGCGTTTCGCGCCTACGAACGCGATGCCGTCGAACGAGCGTTGAGAAGTTCTAGCCCGTCGATAGTGGCGCTCGGCGGAGGAGCGCCGACCCACGCCCCGACACGCCGCCTGCTCGAATGCCATGCCTACCGCGTCTTTCTCGACGTCGAGCCGGAGCGGATCTACGAGCGGGTCAGGAGATCGAAGACGCTGCGCCCGATGCTCGGACCGGCACCCACGCGAGCGGTGGTTGCAGCGCTGCTGCGAGAGCGCGCGCCGCTCTATCGCGAGGCGGAGCTGGCTATCGCGTGCAAGGGGTTGACGCAATCGGCGATTCTCGACGCTATCTACGAGCATCTTCATGCGATCGGCGTCGCATCGTGAACGTGCAGAACGAACGTCTTGGATACCCTATCGTCATAGCGCACGACGTGCGCGCGAGTCTGCGTGAGGCGATACGCGCGCGCGGTGGACGGTTCGTCGTGCTCTACGATGCGCAGCCTGCGGTCGCGTCGCTCGCGAAGAGGCTTGCGAGCGGGGCGAGCGCCGGGATTCCGGTTCGCCTGGGCGAGCGACGTAAAACGTTCGCGACACTGGAAGTAGTGCTCGACGCACTCGCGCGCGCAGGCGCAGAACGCTCGACCGTCGTCGTCGGCGTTGGCGGCGGCGTTGCCGCGGATCTCTTCGGCCTCGCGAGTGCGCT
Proteins encoded:
- a CDS encoding shikimate kinase gives rise to the protein MESRRHIALMGFMASGKSTIGKRLAARLKRPFCDTDAEVVRLHGPIARIFDLEGEQAFRAYERDAVERALRSSSPSIVALGGGAPTHAPTRRLLECHAYRVFLDVEPERIYERVRRSKTLRPMLGPAPTRAVVAALLRERAPLYREAELAIACKGLTQSAILDAIYEHLHAIGVAS